From Ovis aries strain OAR_USU_Benz2616 breed Rambouillet chromosome 21, ARS-UI_Ramb_v3.0, whole genome shotgun sequence, a single genomic window includes:
- the ATG2A gene encoding autophagy-related protein 2 homolog A isoform X1: protein MSRWLWPWSNCVKERVCRYLLHHYLGHFFQEHLSLDQLSLDLYKGSVALRDIHLEIWSVNEVLESMESPLELVEGFVGSIEVAVPWAALLTDHCTVHVSGLQLTLQPRQGPGPGTTDSQSWASCMTTSMQLAQECLRDGLPEPSEPPQPLEGLEMFAQTIETVLRRIKVTFLDTVVRVEHSPGTGERGVAVEAHVQRLEYCDEAVRDPSQAPPVDVHQPPAFLHKLLQLAGVRLHFEELPQQEGPPQPPLQIGSCSGCLELTVKLKQNEAFPGPKLEVCGQLGSLHLLLTPRQLQQLQELLGAVSLADPESLVDKLNKSRPLGAEDLWLIEQDLNQQLQAGTGTEPLSPDPLSNPLVNLEGTDLFFSMAGLTSSVASAVSELSLSDVDLGSSVHSTTASRRLSAQAPPTGRTAPVPPSNTLRPDSLLKMTLGGVTLTLLQTSAPSSGPPDLTTQFFAEFDASVDGSFGSHDLHRLRPRFQRACPCSHVRLTGAAVQLSWELQTSRGRRVTSTEMHFGQLEVLECLWPRGALEPECAEILSFPNSLRPQASAQPCAHLRHTQTLRRVPKSRPRRPPACRCHSELALDLADFQADVELGALDRLAALLLQATTPPPELPAGLLTEPPLAAEQHTLVRLSAPRATLQLRFPIADLRPERDPWAGRAVRAEQLRLELTEPQFRSELSSGPGPPAPTRLELTCSDLHVTYEDGEKPPVPCLRVSKALDPKSPGHKYFLPQVVVTLNPQLNAQWEVAPEKGEDLELSAENLCDLREPEPSPFSSKRTMYETEEMVIPGDPEEMRTFQNRALALSRCSLEVILPAAHVFLPSKEVYESLYNRINNDLLMWEPADLLPAPAPAPAAGCPGASGLWHDSFKMCKSALRLDSDSDDEDTHFSVGASGAPQPLARESRSPRSQSTFSALVTVLKGRITAHCETKDECGKRLEGAHGELVLDVEQGTIFSVSQYRGQPGLGYFCLEAEKAALYHRAAMDDYPLPSRLELPAFAPPAQLARTIYPSEDGVTEEGASGRKGQGRGPHMLSTAVRIQLDPHRNVKEFLVTLRLHRATLRHRMALPDQSWHSQLLEFLDVLDDPVLGYLPPTVITILHVHLFSCAVDYRPLYLPVRVLVTAETFTLSSNIVMDTATFLLRFILDDSALYLSDKCEMETLDLRRDYVCVVDVDLLELVIKTWKGNTDDRLSQPLFELRCSNNAMHVHSCADSCALLINLLQYLTSAGDLHPPPRPPSPTEIAGQKVQLSESPASLPSCPPVETALINQRDLTDALLDTERSLRELAQASGSPFFQASPVSVYLFPGERSGAQPPSPAAGAPTGSLGSRSRAKEAEKEEEGDVDTLDSDEFCILDAPGLGILPADGEPVVTQLHPGPIVVQDGHFAQPLGSTDLLRAPAHFPVPSSRVVLREISLVWHLYGGRDFGPHPGHRARVSLSGPRSSPSRGSGPNRPQNSWRAQGGSGRQHHVLMEIQLSKVSFQHEAYPAEPGPVVPGRELEEQPLSRQVFIVQELEVRDRLASSQINKFLYLHTSERMPRRTHSNMLKVKALHVAPATNLGGPECCLRVSLLPLRLNVDQDALLFLRDFFTTLAASINPVVPAENSVEARPETPVPPSGPQEGQPEGVETTSSQEAAGGRHGVHPTEQQPIYFREFRFTSEVPIWLDYHGKHVTMDQVGTFAGLLIGLAQLNCSELKLKRLCCRHGLLGVDKVLGYALNEWLQDIRKNQLPGLLGGVGPMHSVVQLFQGFRDLLWLPIEQYRKDGRLMRGLQRGAASFGSSTASAALELSNRLVQAIQATAETVYDILSPAAPVSRSLQDKRSVRRLRKGQQPADLREGVAKAYDTVREGILDTAQTICEVASRGHEQKGLTGAVGGVIRQLPPTVVKPLILATEATSSLLGGMRNQILPDAHKDHALKWRLDEARD, encoded by the exons TCTGTGAATGAGGTACTGGAGTCTATGGAGTCGCCACTGGAGCTGGTGGAAGGCTTCGTGGGCTCCATTGAAGTGGCCGTGCCCTGGGCTGCCCTGCTTACCGACCACTGCACTGTGCACGTGTCAGGCCTCCAGCTCACCCTACAACCCCGCCAGGGCCCAG GGCCGGGGACCACCGACTCACAGAGCTGGGCCTCTTGCATGACCACGAGCATGCAGCTGGCTCAGGAGTGCCTGCGGGACGGGCTGCCTGAACCCTCTGAGCCACCGCAGCCCCTGGAAGGACTGGAGATGTTCGCCCAAACCATCGAGACTG taCTGCGAAGGATCAAGGTGACCTTCTTAGATACTGTTGTGAGGGTGGAGCACTCGCCGGGCACTGGGGAGCGTGGCGTGGCAGTGGAGGCCCATGTGCAGAG ACTGGAGTACTGCGATGAGGCAGTGCGAGACCCGAGCCAGGCGCCCCCGGTGGATGTGCACCAGCCTCCTGCCTTCCTCCACAAGCTGCTACAGCTGGCGGGGGTCCGCCTGCACTTCGAGGAGCTCCCCCAGCAG GAAGGACCCCCACAGCCGCCCTTGCAGATCGGCAGCTGCTCAGGGTGCCTGGAGCTGACAGTGAAACTGAAGCAGAATGAGGCGTTCCCAGGCCCCAAG CTGGAGGTGTGTGGACAGCTGGGCTCCCTGCACCTGCTCCTGACCCCACGGCAGCTCCAGCAGCTTCAGGAACTGCTCGGTGCTGTGAGCCTTGCAG ACCCCGAGAGCCTGGTGGACAAGCTGAACAAGAGCCGCCCGCTTGGCGCTGAAGACCTGTGGCTGATTGAACAAGATCTGAACCAGCAGCTGCAGGCGGGGACTGGGACTGAGCCCCTCAGCCCAGACCCCCTCTCGAACCCCCTTGTCAACCTAGAGGGCACTG ACCTCTTCTTCTCCATGGCGGGCCTCACAAGCAGTGTGGCCTCAGCTGTGTCCGAGCTCTCGCTCTCTGACGTAGAcctgggctcctctgtgcacAGTACCACAGCCTCCCGCCGGCTCTCTGCCCAAGCCCCCCCAACCG GCAGGACAGCCCCAGTGCCCCCCTCAAACACCCTGCGCCCCGACTCGCTGCTGAAGATGACCTTGGGGGGTGTGACCCTGACCTTGCTTCAGACATCTGCCCCGTCTTCTGGACCACCTGACCTCACCACCCAGTTTTTTGCCGAATTCGATGCCTCCGTGGATGGGTCCTTTGGCTCCCATGACTTGCACCGTCTCCGACCGCGCTTCCAGAGGGCCTGTCCTTGCAGCCATGTCCG GCTAACGGGTGCTGCCGTGCAGCTATCCTGGGAGCTGCAGACGAGCAGGGGCCGGCGGGTCACCAGCACAGAAATGCACTTCGGGCAGCTGGAGGTGCTGGAGTGCCTGTGGCCCAGGGGCGCCTTGGAGCCTGAGTGCGCAGAG ATCCTGAGCTTCCCCAACAGCCTGCGACCCCAGGCCTCGGCCCAGCCCTGCGCTCACCTGCGCCACACGCAGACCCTGCGCCGGGTGCCCAAG AGCCGGCCCCGGCGCCCACCTGCCTGCCGTTGTCACTCAGAACTGGCCCTGGACCTGGCCGACTTCCAGGCGGATGTGGAACTGGGGGCCCTGGACCGGCTCGCTGCCCTGCTGCTCCAGGCCACCACACCCCCTCCTGAGCTGCCTGCGGGCCTGCTG ACAGAGCCCCCGCTGGCAGCCGAGCAGCACACACTGGTGCGGCTCTCAGCACCCCGGGCCACACTGCAGCTGCGCTTCCCTATCGCTGACCTGCGGCCTGAGCGGGACCCCTGGGCGGGGCGGGCCGTGCGGGCGGAGCAGCTGAGACTGGAGCTGACTGAGCCCCAGTTCCGGTCAGAGTTGAGCAGTGGGCCTggtcccccagcccccacccgccTGGAACTTACCTGCTCTGACCTGCATG tCACCTATGAAGATGGAGAGAAGCCGCCCGTTCCCTGCCTGCGGGTCTCCAAAGCTCTGGATCCCAAGAGCCCTGGGCACAAGTACTTCCTGCCCCA GGTAGTGGTGACCCTCAACCCCCAGCTCAACGCACAGTGGGAAGTGGCCCCGGAGAAGGGAGAGGATCTGGAGCTGTCGGCTGAAAACCTGTGCGACCTTCGGGAGCCTGAGCCCTCGCCCTTCTCCTCCAAGAGGACCATGTACGAGACGGAAGAG ATGGTGATCCCTGGAGACCCTGAGGAGATGAGGACCTTTCAGAACCGGGCCCTGGCGCTGTCCCGCTGTAGCCTGGAAGTGATCCTGCCCGCCGCCCATGTCTTCCTGCCCAGCAAGGAGGTCTACGAGAGCCTCTACAACAG GATCAACAACGACCTGCTCATGTGGGAGCCCGCAGAcctgctccccgcccccgcccccgctcccGCCGCCGGCTGCCCAGGTGCCTCGGGCCTCTGGCACGACAGCTTCAAGATGTGCAAGTCTGCCCTCAGGCTGG ACTCGGACTCGGACGACGAGGACACCCACTTCTCAGTGGGGGCATCAGGTGCCCCCCAGCCCCTTGCCCGTGAGTCCCGGAGCCCTCGCTCCCAGAGCACCTTCTCTGCACTGGTGACGGTGCTGAAGGGCCGGATCACCGCCCACTGTGAGACCAAG GACGAGTGTGGGAAGCGGCTGGAGGGCGCCCATGGGGAGCTGGTGCTGGACGTGGAACAAGGAACCATCTTCAGCGTCTCTCAGTACAGAGGCCAGCCGGGGCTTGGCTACTTCTGCCTGGAAGCAGAGAAGGCAGCGCTCTACCACCGAG CGGCCATGGATGACTACCCACTGCCCAGTCGCCTGGAGCTGCCCGCCTTTGCTCCCCCGGCCCAGCTGGCCCGGACCATCTACCCATCAGAGGACGGGGTGACTGAGGAAGGAGCCTCAGGCCGCAAAGGCCAGGGCCGGGGCCCCCACATGCTGTCCACTGCGGTGCGCATCCAGCTGGACCCCCACAGGAACGTCAAG gagttCCTGGTGACCCTACGGCTGCACAGGGCCACCCTGCGCCACCGCATGGCCCTGCCGGATCAGAGCTGGCACTCCCAG CTATTGGAGTTCTTAGATGTCCTGGATGACCCAGTGCTGGGCTACCTGCCTCCAACGGTCATCACCATCCTACACGTCCACCTGTTCTCCTGTGCCGTGGACTACAG GCCCCTCTACCTCCCCGTACGTGTCCTTGTCACTGCTGAGAccttcaccctctccagcaacATCGTCATGGACACCGCTACCTTCCTGCTCAG GTTCATCCTCGACGACTCCGCCTTGTACCTGTCCGACAAGTGTGAGATGGAGACCCTGGATCTGCGGCGAG ATTACGTCTGCGTCGTGGACGTTGACCTCCTGGAACTTGTGATCAAAACCTGGAAGGGGAACACTGATGACAGACTG aGCCAGCCGCTGTTCGAGCTGCGCTGCTCCAACAATGCGATGCACGTGCACAGCTGCGCTGACTCCTGCGCCCTGCTGATCAACCTGCTGCAGTACCTGACGAGCGCGGGGgacctgcaccccccaccccggccgcCCAGCCCCACGGAGATCGCCGGCCAGAAGGTGCAG CTCTCAGAGAGCCCCGCCTCCCTGCCCTCGTGCCCGCCGGTGGAGACGGCCCTCATCAACCAGCGGGACCTGACGGACGCCCTCCTGGACACTGAGCGCAGCCTGCGGGAGCTGGCGCAGGCCTCAG GCAGCCCCTTCTTCCAGGCCTCTCCAGTGTCAGTCTACCTGTTCCCCGGAGAACGGAGTGGGGCCCAACCCCCCTCGCCCGCTGCTGGGGCCCCCACTGGCAGCTTGGGGTCCCGCTCCAgggccaaagaagctgaaaaggaagaggagggggatgTAGACACTCTGGACAGCGATGAGTTCTGCATCCTGGACGCTCCTGGCCTGGGCATCCTG CCTGCCGACGGGGAGCCCGTGGTGACACAGCTGCACCCAGGCCCCATTGTAGTGCAGGACGGGCACTTTGCACAGCCGCTGGGCAGCACGGACCTGCTGCGGGCACCTGCCCACTTCCCCGTGCCCAGCAGTCGAGTGGTGCTACGTGAGATCTCCCTCGTCTGGCACCTCTATGGCGGCCGAGACTTTGGCCCCCACCCTGGCCACAG GGCAAGGGTCAGCCTCTCAGGCCCCCGGAGTTCCCCTTCTCGTGGCTCCGGCCCCAACCGGCCACAGAACTCCTGGCGTGCTCAGGGGGGCAGTGGGAGGCAGCACCACGTCCTTATGGAGATCCAGCTTAGCAAG GTGAGCTTCCAGCACGAGGCGTACCCGGCAGAGCCAGGCCCGGTCGTCCCCGGCAGGGAGCTGGAGGAGCAGCCGCTGTCCCGCCAGGTGTTCATCGTGCAGGAGCTGGAGGTGCGCGACCGACTGGCCTCCTCCCAGATCAACAAGTTCCTGTATCTCCACACAAGCGAGCGCATGCCGCGGCGCACCCACTCCAACATG ctcAAGGTCAAAGCGCTGCACGTGGCCCCCGCGACCAACCTGGGGGGCCCCGAGTGCTGCCTCCGCGTCTCGCTGCTGCCCCTGCGGCTCAACGTGGATCAG GACGCCCTGCTCTTCCTCAGGGACTTCTTCACCACCTTGGCGGCCAGCATCAACCCCGTGGTCCCAGCAGAGAACTCTGTCGAAG CTCGCCCTGAGACCCCGGTCCCACCCAGCGGCCCCCAGGAAGGGCAGCCCGAGGGTGTGGAGACCACCAGCTCCCAGGAGGCCGCAGGTGGTAGGCACGGCGTCCACCCCACCGAGCAGCAGCCCATCTACTTCAG GGAGTTCCGCTTCACGTCTGAGGTGCCCATTTGGCTGGATTACCATGGCAAGCACGTCACCATGGACCAGGTG GGCACTTTCGCAGGTCTCCTCATCGGCCTGGCCCAGCTCAACTGCTCCGAGCTGAAGCTAAAGCGGCTCTGCTGCCGGCATGG GCTCCTGGGTGTAGACAAGGTGCTGGGCTACGCGCTCAACGAGTGGCTGCAGGACATCCGCAAGAACCAGCTGCCTGGCCTGCTGGGGGGCGTGGGCCCCATGCACTCGGTCGTCCAGCTCT TCCAGGGGTTCCGGGACCTGCTGTGGCTGCCCATCGAGCAGTACAGGAAGGACGGCCGCCTCATGCGGGGACTGCAGCGCGGCGCCGCCTCCTTTGGCTCGTCCACAGCCTCGGCCGCCTTGGAACTCAGCAACCGGCTGGTGCAAGCTATCCAG GCCACAGCTGAGACGGTGTATGACATCCTGTCCCCAGCGGCGCCCGTCTCGCGCTCCCTGCAGGACAAGCGCTCCGTGCGGAGACTGCGAAAGGGCCAGCAGCCCGCCGACCTCCGGGAGGGCGTGGCCAAGGCCTACGACACGGTTCGAGAG GGCATCCTGGACACAGCTCAGACCATCTGTGAGGTGGCGTCTCGGGGCCACGAACAGAAGGGGCTGACCGGCGCCGTGGGGGGCGTCATCCGCCAGCTGCCCCCGACCGTGGTGAAGCCCCTCATCCTGGCCACTGAGGCCACGTCCAGCCTGCTGGGAGGGATGCGCAACCAGATCCTCCCCGACGCGCACAAGGACCATGCTCTGAAGTGGCGTCTGGACGAGGCCCGGGACTGA